TTTCTTTAACCACCCTCACTAATTTTTGGGGTGTCCATACTATGAATAATTCCTGTTATCAAGAATTAAGTAACCCGGTTAGTTTGATACGACAGATTATCCTGATGGATCGATAAGGATGGTCAAGTGGGTAGACCTCGAAGTACTAAATGTCCACGAGATAAGGTCCAGGGGGGGAGCTGTGGAAGCTGTGAGACTTGAGTTTGTGACGAGAGTGCCAGTGATCATCCCACCACCATTCGTTCTACGAGAAGACATGAGACATGTCGATGTATTTACAGACCAGAAGTATATTTTCTTGGCCATCGTGTGGCCAGCGATTCAAATACAAGGGAATCTTTATCAGATAAATTCCACAGTAGTTGGCGCATGCGCAAAGTATACGGACTAATCTCAGACAGCAGGAGGAGCGATTTGCTTCTCACTAGCTTAGCAACAACGACTGGGTAAACACATGCCTCGCGTTCCCCCACTAAACATCCGTGAAGCAGAGGCTCAAACAATATCAAACAATATTCGTATGTGATGTAATACATGAATCTAAAGGCAATATTGTGGTGCCTTGTCGTGGTAAAATGACAAGTAATGGTCAAGATGGAATTTCGGTTTCTATGACGCAAGTGATGGCTAGAACAATACACATATGATTGAGACTTAATgctggaaaaaaaggagaaaaaaaaggatagtgAGGAAATCATCGAGCAACGAGAGCGAGCATGTACGTTAAACTAGAAAATGCATTTAGTACGTTGTATTCGCAATCACATGATATACAACACTTCGTTAGAGTTCGCACGTAAAATGACGACCCGCGGTAGATGATCGACCACAGAAGACGAAGGTGACAAGATGACCATTTCACACGAAGCCTTCATGGACGGTGGCGCGATCCAGGTTTCCGAACTGGACGAGAGGGTCGGGCTGCAGCGTGGGCCGAGGGACCTTTGTCAGGGTGCGAAAGGCAACGAGAAGAACGGGGATCttaaagaggagaagaagaagcaggaggaggaggaggaggcggaggcggaggaggatacTGCTGCAGGAGAGATGAGACCCCCTGACGGAGGCTGGGGCTGGATGGTAGCCCTGGGCACCTTTATAATCATGGTAAGCGAATCACAGTaagaataatatcattattaggaTTCGTTCGGTAGAGTACATGCTTGCTCTCTGACTCAATGACTAAGTGTTTCTGCAGCGCTCTGGAAACTTGCCAGGACCAGATGTCATgacgcgtgtatgtgtatgtgtgtgtgtgtgtgtgtgtgtgtgtgtgtgtgcgggggggggggggggggggggagagagtacGGAGCAATTACGCAAGTAATGTCGGGCGTCTTCAGTGTAGCAGCTGCAACATGGGCATGAAAGGTTCGAGATATGTTCATTCGGTGTTTCGTAAGACTGCAGACTAGATTGCTGACGTGTGATATCGTCTGATGAGGATGAACCATTACgattctcttccctcttcttctttcctttcttttctcctcttcaTTGTGATTCTCTTCCATTTCTTATACCATCTTTTCCCCTTCTTCTTATAACCTTTCTAACTTTATAGAGTTAGTTCTATAAGTACCTGAGAAGCCCTGATgaattcttttcatcattttcacgttacattatttctctttttattcaaGATGGCAATAAACAGGACGTGTTCGGTCACTATAACCAAAAAAAATGATCCCTTTCTGAAGTTTCAGTTTAGGTCCCGTTTTTTCTAAAATCACAACGAGTTTATCTTTGGAACTGTAACTTCTTTCATGCAGATAACTGATCAAATTGTTGAGAATTAAGTTTAACTGAAAAGATTAATTTGGTATTGAAAAGGACAAATCATCAGCACTTATTCTTTCTATTGCATACAAGTTCTTAGTATGTGAATTCCAGTTTATGTTTAATGATTGTTATCAAATTAATACGACGATGAAATAATCAGATACTCTTAGTAAGTACATGGATGTAAACAGTGGTCTAATCAAGGTTTACGTACCAACAAACCGACACTAACTACTAAGTAACTAACCACCTAActagctaactaactaactaactaactaactctGGTCATTGGTGAGAATTGGAAACTCTCCTTCTTTatttccaccaccaacacataagAATCAGCGGAACAAGTTAGTATGTGGAAGAATCTTGATTTTCTTCATCATTTGACGtgagggttggctggctggccctcATCCTACAGATCAATATTTTCATGGACAACTTTGATCTCGGTTCTCACCCGCTACTGTTTACAGTTTCACACAGTGGGAGATGAAAGGCTAAGAAGTCTTTAATGACGGAATTAAGGAcaatctaagagagagagagagagagagagagagagagagagagagagagagagagagagagagagagagagagagagagagagagagagagagagagaagatggagtagaaaagtaaatggtaaaaattagaTCTCCATCATCCGTGAATACTACCATTACCTTTTCCCTCCGAGAGATGTAGCTTACTGATGTCGACCGCTGGGAGATGTTTGTTGCTGCTAATACCTCGGTGGACGCTAAGTCTTATTGAATAATGCCATTTAATGTGTATGTCTGGTGACTTACTGGTCGTCCGGTGGTATGATCATGATTTGCATACGATTAGAAGCTATTAACTTCCTCGTCTCTCGCAGACTTTCGTTCCCATGGCGGGACGGTGCTTCGGCGTGATCTTCTCACcctacctgctgcaggagggttcctcctccaccacggccGCCTGGATCTTCAACACCCAGTGCTTCATATGGCACGTCATGGGACCCATCATGAGACCCCTCACCAAGGAGTTTGGCTGGAGAAAAGTCGGCATCACTGGAGCTGTTTTGGCATCAGTCTCTCTCATGATTTCAGCTTTCACTCCTTCTCCGGCGTTCCTGTTCTTTTCGTATTCCCTCCTGAGTGGTAGGTATAGGATTATCGATCGTGTTCATGACTTAACTCATACCAGACTGATATGAAGAGGAATCATTTTTGTAATCAAGAATCATTCCTGCAATCATAttggtatcgtgtgtgtgtgtgtgtgtgtgtatgtgtgtgtgtgtgtgtaacaggacaGTGCCGGCTGGGAGATAAGGAGtttgtgtgtgcggtgtgtaaACATTAGATCCACCCCTAGTGAAGTCTGTGGCCAGGGTTATCAACGCCATGCCTCACTCACGCATCGGAGAGTTTACTGATTAAGGATGTTCTTGTGAAATTGTTTCATAAGTAGTGAATAAATCTTTAGATTCTATGAAACGTTAAAGTGCTAAGCAACGTGACAACGAGAATGTAACGAGTGTGGAAAAACGAAAAAgtgaattagtggagtaattaacaAAGGACACAGAAATGATTGCCTTGGTGATGCAGCAAATGACATTCCACCTCACGCAGAAACAGAGACGAGGGTCAGTGACCCATCAGGATAGCACAGAGACAAGGGGGTCAGTGAGTATCAGGTCCGCGCAGACACAAGACAGTTTGTCTAGCCCTGAGGGAATAGCGTTAACATCTACCAGGTATCCCGGTCAGCCATACCTCGCTCTGTTACACAGAACGTCTTAGTAAAGTGTGCCAGACTCATCCTCCTGTAAGAGTAACGAGTCAATgatatgtctacaagagacactgataactcCAATTCCAACAAAGCACCAGTCAGGGTACCAGTTAAGGGTCGTGCCGCGCACCAGTTGGGGTCATACAACAGtaaggggtcgtgccgtgcaccagttGGGGTCGTGCAACagtgggggtcgtaccgtacaCCAGTTGAGGTCATACAACAGTAGGGGTCGTACCCTGCACCAGTTAAGGTCATACAACAGTAGGGGTATTGCCGCGCGCCAGTATGGGACTACAGAGAATCATACCAGTGTGTGGACGGGAACAAGTGAGCTGTACCAAGGACGTACGGTGGGCGCGTCCTGCTGTATGTGTGACTAGTGCACGTCTAAGGCCAACCTGACCTGGGGAACGTTGGCCGTCGCTTGCTGGGGAGTGCCACAATCCTGGATCCTGGTGCACGTACAACCAAGCCTGACCGGCAGGATATGTATAACCAGTTCATGCCACCTTAATTAACCTTTTGCCACGAGTGACTAAGTAGAGCCGCTAGTCAGTACTATGCTGTGAGGCAGGAACTTCAACGTGTGTTGTTTATTTTTGAACATGTCAGTGAGTTTGCATTAACCAGATTTCCTTTGCACTTGTGAATTTGAGTCTTTTAGTTATCAACAGTTGTGTTAGGATACATCTCCTATCATCGCCACAACTGTTATTAGAAGTAGATATTATATGTAAGAATATTTGCGGCTGTCCCTTCGCCTACAGGAAGTGAGTGATCACgctatgcttggcagtccattgacATAGTTGGATCGTTAATGTTCTCATTAAGGGGTTTTGCTTAGACAATGGTTTATGGACCCCCTATGGTGATCTTATTTGAACATCATTAACTATCGAGTACGAACAACACTCTCCTATTTTTCTTACCACTGcttatgttatgtatgtatatatatatatatatatatatatatatatatatatatatatatatatatatatatatatatatatatatatatatctttcttttctttcatactattcgccatttcccgcattagcgaggtagcgttgagaacagaggactgggcccttgagggaatatcctcacctgggccccttctctgttccctcttttggaaaattaaaaaaaaaaaaaaaaaaaaaaaaaaaaaaagtgagaggggaggatttccagccccccgctccctcccctttcagtcgccttctacgacacgcagggaatacgtgggaagtattctttctcccctatccccagggataatatatatatatatatatatatatatatatatatatatatatatatatatatatatatatatatgtaaagtaaaacattgatacatataagatatatatatatatatatatatatatgtaaagtaaaaCATTGATACATATAAGATGCATAATTTTTCAGATGAAAAAGAATTTGGTACCCACGCAATATGTAGCTCCGGATTGCTTTTCTCCACAGGAGCTGGCGGAGGTGTCTTGGTCTGTATGTGTTTCTGTATCCTTCCTCTCTACTTCGACTGCAAGCGAGGCGCGGCGAATGCGATAATGAACGCGGGTATCTGCATGGGGCCGATGGTTGGCGCACCTCTAGTTCGTTTATTGCAGGATGAGTTCGGCTTCAGAGGAGCAGCTTTGATTCTGGGCGCCCTGATTCTGCATAGCTGCGTGGGAGTCTCCTTCTTCCACCCTGTCGAATGGCACTTGAAGAAGTCCCATCCACAGGTCACAAACCAGCCTCAGGAGGTGGATGCGTCTCTGATGTCGCCAGAGCATAGCAAGTTGTGCGTAACCAAGGGCTTTGTGAGCCCCAAGCCAAACGTGTCATTTACTTTAAGCCATCACGAATCCGAATCAGATCTGGAGAGGATCACCGCTGACGCAAGACTGAGAAGACGTGTTGGTCGTCGTATAAGTGAGGCATCCTGGTCATCTAGGAAGAACTcgtccctcgctctctctctgctAGACGTGACCAGCATCTTGGTGATGCCCGATGCTGATCGAACCGACGAGTTCGAATCTGACGACGATTCGCAGACCACGTCCTCCGTCTG
The sequence above is a segment of the Panulirus ornatus isolate Po-2019 chromosome 12, ASM3632096v1, whole genome shotgun sequence genome. Coding sequences within it:
- the LOC139752149 gene encoding uncharacterized protein isoform X2; its protein translation is MTISHEAFMDGGAIQVSELDERVGLQRGPRDLCQGAKGNEKNGDLKEEKKKQEEEEEAEAEEDTAAGEMRPPDGGWGWMVALGTFIIMTFVPMAGRCFGVIFSPYLLQEGSSSTTAAWIFNTQCFIWHVMGPIMRPLTKEFGWRKVGITGAVLASVSLMISAFTPSPAFLFFSYSLLSGAGGGVLVCMCFCILPLYFDCKRGAANAIMNAGICMGPMVGAPLVRLLQDEFGFRGAALILGALILHSCVGVSFFHPVEWHLKKSHPQVTNQPQEVDASLMSPEHSKLCVTKGFVSPKPNVSFTLSHHESESDLERITADARLRRRVGRRISEASWSSRKNSSLALSLLDVTSILVMPDADRTDEFESDDDSQTTSSVCTIVQRVAQSTISGLKVLRSPRACIIALGGCLCITGYFNFMMTVPFAMQASGHTLEDAAWCLSVAAICNLLVRLLASVCSDWPRFKIQRCYVAGFALISFTVFSFVRDVSNSYALSMWMVAGMLLTSFTLWLFMPVAVRYDQRRSEEKEQQELTKP
- the LOC139752149 gene encoding monocarboxylate transporter 12-B-like isoform X1 — protein: MTISHEAFMDGGAIQVSELDERVGLQRGPRDLCQGAKGNEKNGDLKEEKKKQEEEEEAEAEEDTAAGEMRPPDGGWGWMVALGTFIIMTFVPMAGRCFGVIFSPYLLQEGSSSTTAAWIFNTQCFIWHVMGPIMRPLTKEFGWRKVGITGAVLASVSLMISAFTPSPAFLFFSYSLLSGAGGGVLVCMCFCILPLYFDCKRGAANAIMNAGICMGPMVGAPLVRLLQDEFGFRGAALILGALILHSCVGVSFFHPVEWHLKKSHPQVTNQPQEVDASLMSPEHSKLCVTKGFVSPKPNVSFTLSHHESESDLERITADARLRRRVGRRISEASWSSRKNSSLALSLLDVTSILVMPDADRTDEFESDDDSQTTSSVCTIVQRVAQSTISGLKVLRSPRACIIALGGCLCITGYFNFMMTVPFAMQASGHTLEDAAWCLSVAAICNLLVRLLASVCSDWPRFKIQRCYVAGFALISFTVFIFPFLTDLRHLLMVMALFGCGVGSNMGLYNLVIIDVMGLENLAPAFGACCLTVAIGFITLGPLIGFVRDVSNSYALSMWMVAGMLLTSFTLWLFMPVAVRYDQRRSEEKEQQELTKP